A stretch of Ipomoea triloba cultivar NCNSP0323 chromosome 11, ASM357664v1 DNA encodes these proteins:
- the LOC115995728 gene encoding pentatricopeptide repeat-containing protein At3g47530: MMKSIRSHTSLREKINTLSLPRLTLAVTQLQDHHRSLSPPSSPSSSTSLGSLNPPSNEEIVISLVKSSTQRCHLLQIHAYLLRTCLLRNHLVCSAFLSRLSLPPFQDLGYARRVFDTLPRRNLSSYNTMIRAYAMGNLAKQGLELYREMLSLGICPVSSSLSFVIKCIVKIGCLFRGMQVHAQALRDGHQSDSLLLTGLMDFYSSCKKYGDACKVFDEIPVKDTVAWNTLITCYMKNHHRRDALGVFDMMQSSNGCQPDDVTCLLVLQACAQLNTLEFGERVHRYIVEHAYGDAMNVSNMLITMYSRCGCVEKAYEVFRNMPRKDVVSWSAMVSGLASNGYGRDAIEAFKQMQRAGVAPDDQTFTGVLSACSHSGLLDEGRMLFDRMSREFRILPNVHHYGCMVDLMGRAGLLEEAYEFVESMRVKPDATIWRTLLGACRIHRNPALGERVVEHLIELKAQEAGDYVLLLNMYSSVADWEKVVNLRKLMKENGIHTTPACSTIEMKGEIHEFIADDVSHPRMTEIYEMLDEINRQLKIAGYVAEITSELHNTEVEEKRFTLSYHSEKLAIAFGVLSTPPGTTIRVAKDLRICVDCHNFAKILSGVYNRAVVIRDRTRFHHFRGGRCSCNDYW, from the coding sequence ATGATGAAGTCAATCCGTTCTCACACTTCTCTTCGTGAGAAAATCAACACTTTATCTCTTCCTCGCTTAACCTTAGCAGTGACGCAACTTCAGGACCACCATCGCTCGCTGTCTCCTCCTTCTTCGCCATCTTCGTCGACAAGCCTCGGCTCCTTAAACCCCCCCTCAAATGAAGAAATCGTTATTTCACTGGTGAAATCGAGTACCCAACGTTGCCATCTTCTCCAAATCCATGCCTACCTCCTGCGCACTTGTCTCCTTCGTAACCACCTGGTTTGTTCGGCTTTCTTGTCCCGCCTCTCGCTCCCGCCGTTTCAGGATTTGGGTTATGCCCGGAGAGTGTTCGATACATTGCCAAGACGCAATTTGTCATCTTACAACACTATGATCAGGGCTTATGCAATGGGAAATTTAGCGAAACAAGGTTTGGAGCTGTATCGAGAAATGCTTTCTTTGGGTATTTGTCCTGTCTCTTCGTCATTGTCGTTTGTAATTAAATGTATTGTAAAGATTGGGTGCTTGTTTAGAGGGATGCAGGTTCACGCTCAGGCTCTGAGAGATGGGCATCAATCTGATAGTTTATTGCTCACTGGGTTGATGGACTTTTACTCGTCTTGTAAGAAGTATGGTGACGCCTgcaaagtgtttgatgaaattcctgtGAAAGACACTGTTGCTTGGAACACATTGATTACTTGCTACATGAAAAATCACCACCGTCGTGATGCCTTGGGTGTGTTTGATATGATGCAGAGTTCTAATGGTTGCCAGCCAGATGATGTTACTTGTCTGCTGGTACTTCAGGCTTGTGCACAGCTAAACACATTGGAGTTTGGGGAAAGAGTTCATCGATATATCGTAGAACATGCCTATGGGGATGCAATGAATGTTTCTAATATGCTTATAACAATGTATTCGCGTTGTGGATGTGTTGAGAAGGCGTATGAGGTGTTTAGAAACATGCCTAGGAAAGATGTTGTGTCTTGGAGTGCCATGGTTTCGGGTTTGGCAAGTAATGGCTATGGTAGAGATGCTATTGAGGCTTTTAAACAGATGCAGAGAGCAGGCGTGGCGCCAGATGATCAGACTTTCACGGGGGTTCTCTCTGCTTGCAGTCACTCCGGCCTTTTGGACGAGGGGCGCATGTTGTTTGATAGAATGAGCAGGGAATTTAGGATTTTGCCTAATGTTCATCACTATGGGTGTATGGTTGATCTCATGGGCCGTGCCGGTCTACTTGAAGAGGCGTATGAGTTTGTAGAATCGATGAGAGTCAAGCCGGATGCAACAATATGGAGGACACTTCTGGGAGCTTGTAGAATTCATCGCAACCCTGCCCTTGGTGAACGAGTCGTTGAACATCTGATTGAGCTCAAGGCACAAGAAGCCGGAGATTATGTGCTATTATTGAATATGTATTCTTCAGTGGCTGATTGGGAGAAGGTAGTGAACTTGAGGAAGTTGATGAAAGAGAATGGAATCCATACAACCCCGGCTTGCAGTACCATTGAAATGAAAGGCGAAATACATGAATTCATTGCAGATGATGTTTCACATCCTAGGATGACTGAGATTTATGAAATGCTGGACGAGATTAATAGGCAACTGAAAATTGCAGGATATGTCGCTGAAATAACATCAGAGCTGCACAACACGGAGGTGGAAGAAAAGAGGTTTACATTGTCTTATCACAGCGAGAAGTTGGCAATAGCTTTTGGTGTTCTCTCAACTCCACCCGGCACAACAATTAGAGTTGCTAAAGACCTCCGGATTTGCGTTGACTGCCACAACTTTGCAAAGATTTTGTCCGGGGTCTACAACAGGGCAGTAGTTATTAGAGATCGCACCCGCTTTCACCATTTTAGAGGAGGACGCTGCTCTTGCAATGACTATTGGTAA
- the LOC115995916 gene encoding protein RKD2-like has translation METHSSSSSSMYDVKMMPKQEYGDDFESFTQQIDCPLLDYDYFSGYSEYSLWDYHCGFSMQESPFEASPAAASAMEPFVNEAPLYSSMDIEQSSHNIVQVLNLQASSYNLRSAYNSLRDCNSLWGFGNGLGELNGAISEEFGIGANDVEAENHTLVSNGGSDNMEISNGSVEDNKKGKKSGSGVEEKCCISKTLSRETVSNYFYMPISQAAKELNIGLTLLKKRCRELGIRRWPHRKLMSLESLIKNVQELGKNQGEDKIREAIKVLENERKLLLRTPDLQLDETTKRLRQACFKANYKKRRLVGMVDSSSSSSSNANSSCVPISTLGYGSRVDDIDDDDEDEEIKSLISDCCPSSSVFL, from the exons ATGGAaacccattcttcttcttcttcatccatGTATGATGTGAAAATGATGCCCAAACAAGAATATGGAGATGATTTTGAGTCATTTACCCAGCAGATTGACTGTCCACTTCTTGATTATGATTATTTCAG TGGATACTCAGAATACTCTCTTTGGGATTACCATTGTGGGTTTTCAATGCAAGAGAGTCCTTTTGAGGCATCCCCAGCAGCAGCTTCAGCAATGGAACCATTTGTTAATGAAGCTCCACTTTATTCATCCATGGATATTGAACAAAGCAGCCACAACATTGTCCAAG TTTTAAATCTTCAGGCCAGTAGTTACAACCTCAGAAGTGCCTACAATTCACTGAGGG ACTGCAATTCATTGTGGGGTTTTGGAAATGGATTGGGAGAGTTGAACGGAGCAATTAGTGAGGAATTTGGCATAGGTGCAAATGATGTTGAAGCTGAAAACCACACCTTAGTCTCCAATGGTGGTAGTGATAATATGGAGATCTCCAATGGCAGTGTGGAAGACAATAAGAAGGGTAAGAAAAGTGGGAGTGGGGTTGAAGAGAAATGTTGCATTTCCAAAACGTTGAGCAGAGAAACTGTTTCCAACTACTTTTACATGCCAATAAGTCAAGCTGCTAAGGAGCTAAATATTGGGTTAACGTTGTTGAAGAAAAGATGCCGGGAACTGGGAATTCGCCGGTGGCCTCACCGGAAATTGATGAGCTTGGAATCCCTAATCAAGAATGTTCAG GAATTGGGAAAGAACCAAGGGGAGGACAAGATAAGAGAGGCCATAAAGGTGTTGGAAAATGAGAGGAAGCTATTGTTAAGAACACCAGATTTGCAGTTGGATGAGACAACAAAAAGATTAAGGCAAGCATGTTTCAAGGCAAACTACAAGAAGAGAAGACTTGTGGGGATGGtggattcttcttcttcatcttcatccaatGCAAACTCTTCTTGTGTTCCCATTTCTACCCTTGGTTATGGTTCTAGGGTTGATgatattgatgatgatgatgaagatgaagagatCAAGTCTCTCATTTCTGATTGTTGTCCTTCTAGCAGTGTCTTTCTTTAA